The following proteins are co-located in the Solanum pennellii chromosome 1, SPENNV200 genome:
- the LOC107009288 gene encoding probable acylpyruvase FAHD1, mitochondrial: protein MYAKIQTFTIARNLVCSSGRAIAKSFSSRNMATTGAATADHQNLISVGSKIIAVGRNYAAHAKELGNAVPKEPVLFMKPTSSYLENGGTIEVPYPLESLDHEVELAVVISKRARDVPEATAMEYVGGYALGLDMTAREIQATAKSAGLPWTVAKGQDTFTPISSVLPQSMVPDPHDIELWLKVDGELRQKGSTRDMIFKIPYLISHISSIMTLLQGDVILTGTPKGVGPVKVGQKIDAGITGLLDVHFDVGRRPGEKQQ from the exons atGTATGCGAAAATTCAAACATTCACCATTGCTCGAAACCTAGTGTGCAGTAGCGGTAGAGCAATCGctaaatcattttcatcaagGAACATGGCCACCACCGGCGCCGCGACGGCAGACCATCAGAACCTTATCAGCGTCGGAAGTAAGATTATCGCCGTCGGTCGTAACTACGCCGCTCACGCCAAAGAACTCGGCAACGCCGTGCCTAAG GAGCCAGTGTTGTTTATGAAGCCCACATCATCGTATTTAGAGAACGGAGGGACAATAGAAGTTCCTTATCCATTGGAATCACTGGATCACGAGGTGGAGTTGGCAGTTGTCATCAGCAAAAGAGCTAGGGATGTACCTGAAGCCACTGCTATGGAGTATGTTGGAG GCTATGCACTTGGCTTGGATATGACTGCAAGGGAGATCCAAGCTACCGCAAAG TCTGCAGGCCTGCCATGGACTGTTGCTAAGGGTCAAGACACATTCACTCCTATCAGTTCAGTT TTACCACAGTCCATGGTGCCAGATCCCCATGACATAGAGTTGTGGCTAAAG GTTGATGGAGAACTTCGCCAAAAAGGGTCAACAAGAGATATGATATTTAAGATCCCATATTTGATTAGCCACATAAGTTCTATCATGACTCTTCTCCAGGGAGATGTTATTTTAACTG GGACTCCCAAAGGAGTTGGTCCTGTTAAGGTTGGTCAAAAGATTGATGCTGGCATAACAGGTCTCCTGGATGTGCACTTTGATGTTGGAAGACGCCCAGGAGAGAAACAGCAGTGA
- the LOC107011890 gene encoding uncharacterized protein LOC107011890 — translation MEKVEHKTMRVNGINMHIAEMGQGPIVLFLHGFPELWYSWRHQMLFMAAHGYRVVAPDLRGFGDTTGAPKGDFTKFTTLHVVGDLVELLNIIAPDRKVFLVGHDWGAVMAWALCLYRPDKIKALVNMSVPYNPRNPIIRPIVAMRAIYGDEYYIIRFQEPGEIEAEFAQTGTKTVLEKMLTIRDPEPLKMPKGKPFDDSPVILPPWLTEEDVDYYATKYEHTGFTGGLNYYRALDLNWELTAPWTGAKIEVPVKFIVGDLDLTYNLVGVKDYINKGGFKKNVPLLEDVVILKGVAHFLQQEKPDEVNEHIHVFFQSFSSSETSAS, via the exons ATGGAGAAGGTTGAACACAAGACAATGAGAGTGAATGGAATAAACATGCACATTGCAGAAATGGGTCAAGGCCCAATAGTTCTATTCCTTCATGGCTTCCCGGAACTATGGTACTCGTGGCGCCACCAAATGCTGTTCATGGCGGCTCACGGCTATCGAGTGGTGGCCCCGGACCTCCGAGGTTTCGGAGATACCACGGGAGCACCCAAAGGTGACTTCACCAAGTTCACCACTCTCCATGTTGTCGGTGACCTTGTGGAACTCCTTAACATCATTGCCCCTGATCGGAAGGTGTTTCTAGTTGGCCATGACTGGGGAGCTGTGATGGCTTGGGCCTTGTGTTTGTATAGACCAGATAAGATCAAGGCCCTTGTGAATATGAGTGTTCCATACAACCCAAGAAACCCCATTATAAGGCCCATTGTAGCTATGCGCGCTATCTATGGAGATGAATACTACATTATAAGATTCCAG GAGCCAGGAGAAATAGAAGCAGAGTTTGCTCAAACAGGAACCAAGACAGTATTGGAGAAGATGCTGACTATCCGAGATCCTGAACCATTAAAGATGCCTAAAGGAAAGCCATTTGACGACTCTCCAGTCATATTGCCCCCTTGGCTCACTGAAGAGGATGTCGATTACTATGCTACCAAATATGAGCACACTGGCTTCACAGGCGGATTGAATTATTACAGAGCACTTGATCT AAACTGGGAACTGACAGCACCATGGACGGGGGCAAAAATAGAAGTACCAGTTAAGTTCATAGTGGGAGATTTGGACCTAACTTATAACTTAGTAGGAGTCAAGGATTATATCAACAAGGGTGGGTTCAAGAAAAATGTACCTTTGCTAGAAGATGTGGTTATCTTGAAAGGGGTAGCACATTTTCTTCAACAAGAAAAGCCTGATGAAGTTAACGAACACATCCATGTCTTCTTCCAGAGCTTTTCTTCCTCTGAAACTTCTGCATCCTGA
- the LOC107010650 gene encoding uncharacterized protein LOC107010650 has product MEDQVEHKTVAVNGINMHFVEIGQGPLVLFIHGFPECWYSWRHQMSFMAKQGYRAVAPDLRGYGDTTGAPNDDPNKFTTLDIVGDLVELLNNIAPQEEKVFVVGHDWGAVVSWALCLYRPDKVKAFVCLSVAFNPRNPLRKPLDTLRKVYGDDYYVVRFQEAGVIEGEFEELGIKNVVKKFLTYRTPGPLYLKKGKPFEDTSSTNDDELPAWLSHEDIDFYANKYKQIGFTGALNYYRSIDRNWEVTAAWTGAKIQVPVKFIVGDLDITYNAPGAKDYLHKGGFKKLVPLLEDVVVLQGVGHFIHQEKPKEINEHIYNYITKISSSQNHSICAIL; this is encoded by the exons ATGGAGGATCAAGTAGAGCATAAAACAGTAGCTGTGAATGGAATAAACATGCATTTTGTTGAAATAGGTCAAGGGCCTTTAGTCCTCTTTATTCATGGTTTCCCAGAGTGTTGGTACTCATGGAGGCACCAAATGTCATTCATGGCTAAACAAGGTTACCGCGCGGTGGCTCCGGATTTACGCGGCTACGGAGACACCACGGGTGCACCTAATGATGATCCTAACAAGTTCACAACCCTAGATATTGTTGGTGACTTAGTAGAGTTGTTGAATAATATTGCACCACAAGAGGAGAAAGTGTTTGTTGTGGGACATGATTGGGGTGCTGTTGTTTCATGGGCTTTGTGTTTGTATAGACCTGATAAAGTTAAGGCATTTGTGTGTTTGAGTGTGGCTTTTAATCCTagaaaccctttgaggaaaCCACTTGACACTTTGCGTAAGGTTTATGGAGATGACTATTATGTTGTTCGATTCCAG GAAGCTGGAGTAATAGAAGGTGAATTTGAGGAGCTAGGTATCAAGAATGTTGTGAAGAAATTCTTAACCTATAGAACCCCAGGTCCACTTTACTTAAAGAAAGGCAAACCATTTGAAGATACTTCCTCTACTAATGATGATGAATTGCCTGCTTGGTTATCTCATGAAGATATTGATTTCTATGCTAACAAGTATAAACAAATTGGATTCACTGGAGCATTGAACTATTATCGATCAATAGACAG AAATTGGGAGGTTACAGCAGCATGGACAGGAGCTAAAATACAAGTACCAGTAAAGTTTATTGTAGGTGATCTTGACATTACTTACAATGCTCCTGGTGCCAAGGATTATTTACACAAAGGGGGTTTCAAGAAACTGGTGCCACTCTTAGAGGATGTTGTGGTATTACAAGGTGTTGGACATTTTATACACCAAGAAAAGCCTAAAGAAATTAATGAACATATTTACAACTACATTACCAAAATTTCATCCTCTCAAAATCACTCCATCTGTGCTATTCTCTag